ctttttaagtgggagaacttgcacaattggtggctgactaaatacttttttccccactgtatttcctatGGGAGAGAGCGCACATCACCCTTATAGACTAGACCCGTGGCAGTTCTACTACATCTGTTAATAGACTATATAAAGTACATAAGTCACCATTTCTCCAGTACACAGAAACAAGAGGCAGTCCTGCAGTTCATAACCATTCCTTTGTAGAAATGAACCACCcttcacaggcacacacacactaaaacagaCCAAGACACAGATACCCATTCTGTGTGTATTACActtaaacataaaaaaaaacattttatcccTTTTGTATCTTCTTTTTTTTCAATTAAAAAACATTTCATCACttgacagtacagtacaatacaggtaCACACAGACAACGCGCTCTAACATGGAGAACACCCCCTCCCCCCGTACGTACACAGACATACCCACACAAGTGACAttcctctcagtgtgtgtgtggatcaatGTGTATCATAGTGGCTTGGGGGGTGggagtgagactgtgtgtggatCAGAGCCAGAGGTCTTCAGGGAGAATTAGTTTTTAATACTGTCAGTTTGTTAGTGTAATAAAAGTGACGTAAGTACGACTCAGCAAAAGACAGGGAACCATTCGGGGGAACCCTCTTTTCACTATAAAGTTTATAAATAATCTTACCACCTGCATAGTGCAGTTCAATGTCCTATTGAGATTGGCAACCACACAAAGATCAGTGTCCGCAATAAACCTGTATGTGACTGGTGCTGCTTCCTCTGTAGCCACCATCTGATTGGTCAGTCCCAGATGTCTTGCTTTCCTGTAATTTGTCCATTACTACTGTAGTGGCACACTGGCATCGTTTAGAAACACAATTTCCCTCAAGGAGCTCCTCCCAAActccaaaggacattcagccattTGTTGACAagtgagagaggatgagagacagGAGGGTGGTGGGGTGTAAGGCTACATTGTAAACCCCGCCCATTTAATCTATCGCTATGACAACGTCACACAGTTCCAAAGTCCCAAGCTCAGTGTGGGTGGTGCCAATCCCACAGAGTGAGGGGAACTAACTCAGATTGGGTGGAGCCTAGCTTAACATGGGAGGAGTCTAGCTCAGTGTGGGAGGAGCATGCGTTCCAGAGCACACTGCAGGTGCTCCCAGTTCTTCCAGATGACCGCCAGTAGGGACAAACCCACGCAGGTGAGTGCCAGGTGCACGCGGCTCCGCAGGAGGGGCGCGGTGAACTTGGCCGCCGTGGAAACGCACACCAGGATCACCGTGACGATGGCCAGCATGATGTTGATGCATTTTCCCAGCAGCACCTTGGCGTCTGTGTTCTCCACTTGTAccgtctgctgctgctgctgctggagctCCAGCTTAGAGACACGCGTCTGACACGACTCCAGAGCCTCCtgtaaacacagaaacacacacgcaTTCAGTTAACATTTGACACACAGGCTTAGATAAAGTTACTGACTATATACAGCTTAGATAGATGTGTAGGGGGCATGTTTGTAGAGGGCATGTTTGTTgatctgtgtttgtgtttgtgtacatACCTGGATGTCCCTAGCTCTCTCGTAGGCCTGGTAGGCCACCTTCtcctcgatgctggccagctcCTGCTTCAGGTTACTGGTCTCATGCTGGTGCAACTCTGTCAGGTCATTTAACTGGTCCTCTAACCGCTCAAACCTAGTAGGgcaagagggaggggggagagagcgagagagtgaaggggagagagaatgaTAAGTCTTATTACTGAATACACAGCTTCATTTCCAAAGCAAACGTGTGTCCATCTTGTCCTTCACcaatgtgtgtgttctctgtgttttTGTTGTGTGTGAAGCATTATCTACATAAGCGTGTTGATAAATCAGCCCTAAATTGACAGTATCAACAGTCAACAATTTTATTTTGGTATTCTCTGAAACAAGATTATGGTTTAAGGTGGGAAATAGTGAAGTAGGCCTAGAAAAGCATAAAGTGAAACAGCTAGAAAGATATTGTCCTCTTCAGCTGTTGGTACGTCTGTACGGAGGATGTTGTTGGTACGTCTGTACGGAGGATATTGTTGGTACGTCTGTACGGAGGAAGACTCATGGGGAGAAGTGTCTGAAAGATTGGGGTCTTTTAGACCCTGAAATGAGGGTGAGTGTGTTTGCTTTCCTGTagtgatttgtgtgtgtgggtctgtgtgtgtgtatgtgtgtgtgcatcattGTCTGCACCaacctgtatctctcctcctGCAGCGTCTGTGTGATGAAGCTGTAGTCTCTCTTGAACTGGCTTTTTAGTGACTCCATGTCCTCGGCCAGCTGTACCTGGGCCTCCCTAATCTCCCTGACCTCCTCCAGCacctcccccagcctcccctgaGAGTCCGACCTTCCCGTACCGCCCCCTGACCCCAACCCCGACCCGCCCGCCGGGTTCCCGTTGGAGTCGGCCGACACAGAGGTCCCCGTGGAACATTCGTCGTCGCTGGGGTACTTGGCCTTGGCAATCGTGGTGGCGCTGCCGCTCAGCGCCCGTGCCCCGGCTCCGCCTTCCGCCTGGAGCCCCGCCCCCATCTCCATGGAGCTCTTCATGTGGGCGATGTTGTCAGCGCTGCCGAACTTGTTGCGGATGAGGTTGGCGAACTCCCGCGACTTGTTGAAGAAGAAGGGGGGCGAGAGGGAGACCCCGGGGCCGATGGTCTTGACTTTGTCCATTGCCGGGTGGCGCACGCTGGCCGAGCTGATGTCCCGCAGGCTACCGTCCTTCTGGCCCTCCTTGCCCCCCTCCCCCCGGGCCTCCCTGGACGGGTGCTTGGCCCCGTTGGCCTCCTCCTTCATGCGGCGGTGGTACTGCTCCAGCTTCCTCTGCAAGTGGGCGATGCTGTGGGCAGACTTCTGGTTCTTTTTCTCAAACACCTGGCAGACCACAGGAGAGGCAAAAGGTTAAATGAAAGGTAATACTATAATTGATACATTTTCTTTTAAAAGTGGCTTATAAACATTCAGAGCACTTGGCAGATGCAGTTATGTAGCATCATAAAACAACAAATAAGTGGGATGTAATTGGACTGACCTGACGTATGCGTGCCACCTGCTGCTTGTCAGCGTTGTTGACCAGTTTGAGGTACTCTGCCACGTTCTGGTCCCTGGCTGTCTGTTCCACCTTGATCTGCTCTGTCACCTTGGGGGAGATCAACCAGTCAACACAGAGACTAACACACAGATGGGCCcaagctctcgctctctctttctcttgcacacacacacacacacacacagggacatgcaagaaacacacacacaatacaccccccccgcaacacacacactcactcaccttGAGGATCTTCTGCTGCAGGCTGTCGATAGCCAGTCGGCCCTTAGTGAAGTCCAGGCCCACGCCTCCCTCG
This portion of the Coregonus clupeaformis isolate EN_2021a chromosome 24, ASM2061545v1, whole genome shotgun sequence genome encodes:
- the LOC123481850 gene encoding transmembrane and coiled-coil domain protein 3-like isoform X2, translating into MVLPALGKFLWAGALQAERGGDGNNVLSLPVPMRRGGSESNLVTDRGEGGVGLDFTKGRLAIDSLQQKILKVTEQIKVEQTARDQNVAEYLKLVNNADKQQVARIRQVFEKKNQKSAHSIAHLQRKLEQYHRRMKEEANGAKHPSREARGEGGKEGQKDGSLRDISSASVRHPAMDKVKTIGPGVSLSPPFFFNKSREFANLIRNKFGSADNIAHMKSSMEMGAGLQAEGGAGARALSGSATTIAKAKYPSDDECSTGTSVSADSNGNPAGGSGLGSGGGTGRSDSQGRLGEVLEEVREIREAQVQLAEDMESLKSQFKRDYSFITQTLQEERYRFERLEDQLNDLTELHQHETSNLKQELASIEEKVAYQAYERARDIQEALESCQTRVSKLELQQQQQQTVQVENTDAKVLLGKCINIMLAIVTVILVCVSTAAKFTAPLLRSRVHLALTCVGLSLLAVIWKNWEHLQCALERMLLPH
- the LOC123481850 gene encoding transmembrane and coiled-coil domain protein 3-like isoform X1, with the protein product MPSADTAVDKSLSEVERYHICGEMAERGGDGNNVLSLPVPMRRGGSESNLVTDRGEGGVGLDFTKGRLAIDSLQQKILKVTEQIKVEQTARDQNVAEYLKLVNNADKQQVARIRQVFEKKNQKSAHSIAHLQRKLEQYHRRMKEEANGAKHPSREARGEGGKEGQKDGSLRDISSASVRHPAMDKVKTIGPGVSLSPPFFFNKSREFANLIRNKFGSADNIAHMKSSMEMGAGLQAEGGAGARALSGSATTIAKAKYPSDDECSTGTSVSADSNGNPAGGSGLGSGGGTGRSDSQGRLGEVLEEVREIREAQVQLAEDMESLKSQFKRDYSFITQTLQEERYRFERLEDQLNDLTELHQHETSNLKQELASIEEKVAYQAYERARDIQEALESCQTRVSKLELQQQQQQTVQVENTDAKVLLGKCINIMLAIVTVILVCVSTAAKFTAPLLRSRVHLALTCVGLSLLAVIWKNWEHLQCALERMLLPH
- the LOC123481850 gene encoding transmembrane and coiled-coil domain protein 3-like isoform X3, with protein sequence MKKYFTTIPLIHVTEAERGGDGNNVLSLPVPMRRGGSESNLVTDRGEGGVGLDFTKGRLAIDSLQQKILKVTEQIKVEQTARDQNVAEYLKLVNNADKQQVARIRQVFEKKNQKSAHSIAHLQRKLEQYHRRMKEEANGAKHPSREARGEGGKEGQKDGSLRDISSASVRHPAMDKVKTIGPGVSLSPPFFFNKSREFANLIRNKFGSADNIAHMKSSMEMGAGLQAEGGAGARALSGSATTIAKAKYPSDDECSTGTSVSADSNGNPAGGSGLGSGGGTGRSDSQGRLGEVLEEVREIREAQVQLAEDMESLKSQFKRDYSFITQTLQEERYRFERLEDQLNDLTELHQHETSNLKQELASIEEKVAYQAYERARDIQEALESCQTRVSKLELQQQQQQTVQVENTDAKVLLGKCINIMLAIVTVILVCVSTAAKFTAPLLRSRVHLALTCVGLSLLAVIWKNWEHLQCALERMLLPH